Proteins encoded together in one Anopheles darlingi chromosome 3, idAnoDarlMG_H_01, whole genome shotgun sequence window:
- the LOC125955425 gene encoding histone H4-like codes for MTGRGKGGKGLGKGGAKRHRKVLRDNIQGITKPAIRRLARRGGVKRISGLIYEETRGVLKVFLENVIRDAVTYTEHAKRKTVTAMDVVYALKRQRMTGRGKGGKGLGKGGAKRHRKVLRDNIQGITKPAIRRLARRGGVKRISGLIYEETRGVLKVFLENVIRDAVTYTEHAKRKTVTAMDVVYALKRQGRTLYGFGG; via the exons atgactggccgcggaaagggaggaaaaggtttgggcaaaggaggagccaagcgtcatcggaaagtgctgcgcgataacatccagggcatcaccaagccggccatccgtcgtctggctcgccgtggcggagtgaagcgtatctccggcctgatctacgaggaaacgcgtggagtgctgaaagtgttcctcgagaacgtgatccgcgatgccgttacctatacggaacatgccaagcgcaagaccgtcacggccatggatgtggtgtacgctctgaagcgtcag agaatgactggccgcggaaagggaggaaaaggtttgggcaaaggaggagccaagcgtcatcggaaagtgctgcgcgataacatccagggcatcaccaagccggccatccgtcgtctggctcgccgtggcggagtgaagcgtatctccggcctgatctacgaggaaacgcgtggagtgctgaaagtgttcctcgagaacgtgatccgcgatgccgttacctatacggaacatgccaagcgcaagaccgtcacggccatggatgtggtgtacgctctgaagcgtcagggccgcactctgtacggtttcggaggctaa
- the LOC125955423 gene encoding histone H4-like, whose protein sequence is MTGRGKGGKGLGKGGAKRHRKVLRDNIQGITKPAIRRLARRGGVKRISGLIYEETRGVLKVFLENVIRDAVTYTEHAKRKTVTAMDVVYALKRQSSRMTGRGKGGKGLGKGGAKRHRKVLRDNIQGITKPAIRRLARRGGVKRISGLIYEETRGVLKVFLENVIRDAVTYTEHAKRKTVTAMDVVYALKRQGRTLYGFGG, encoded by the exons atgactggccgcggaaagggaggaaaaggtttgggcaaaggaggagccaagcgtcatcggaaagtgctgcgcgataacatccagggcatcaccaagccggccatccgtcgtctggctcgccgtggcggagtgaagcgtatctccggcctgatctacgaggaaacgcgtggagtgctgaaagtgttcctcgagaacgtgatccgcgatgccgttacctatacggaacatgccaagcgcaagaccgtcacggccatggatgtggtgtacgctctgaagcgtcag agcagcagaatgactggccgcggaaagggaggaaaaggtttgggcaaaggaggagccaagcgtcatcggaaagtgctgcgcgataacatccagggcatcaccaagccggccatccgtcgtctggctcgccgtggcggagtgaagcgtatctccggcctgatctacgaggaaacgcgtggagtgctgaaagtgttcctcgagaacgtgatccgcgatgccgttacctacacggaacatgccaagcgcaagaccgtcacggccatggatgtggtgtacgccctgaagcgtcagggccgcactctgtacggtttcggaggctaa